The following coding sequences lie in one Euhalothece natronophila Z-M001 genomic window:
- a CDS encoding GIY-YIG nuclease family protein: MKTNNSRSAKKIERSLHEKFTALWIMGEWFQCEQELLKYINSYKE; this comes from the coding sequence ATAAAAACAAATAACTCCAGATCTGCAAAAAAAATAGAGCGTTCTTTACACGAAAAATTTACTGCACTTTGGATTATGGGAGAGTGGTTTCAATGTGAACAAGAATTATTGAAATACATTAATTCTTATAAAGAGTGA
- the cbiE gene encoding precorrin-6y C5,15-methyltransferase (decarboxylating) subunit CbiE, translated as MALLINVVGIGLDGEAGLTEKVRGIIDQATVLVGSERQLSYFSQTSARKIQLGNFQETIAQIKTDLNSQEKIVILTSGDPLFFGLGRFLLEHFFPQQLAFYPHLSSLQLAFNRIKIPWQDATLISAHGRNTEALIKAIQRGDKKIGILTDSQNTPSAIAQLITALDLAFSYQLWVCENLEGTEEQCQCFDLETVKSLDFSPLNVVILIRQPSAIPNPETLPKLGLSDETFLSFPDRPGLMTKREIRPLILAELALKPNQIIWDIGAGTGSVAIEIARLFPTSQVYAIEKTAMGVSLIQENCQRLQVNNVSAIAGNAPTILPDSPPPQRIFIGGTGGNLTAILDHCETKLASDGIIVFALATLEHLEEARNWLKKHGWRDRALQIQISRSLPIANLTRFSPLNPVTLLTGWHS; from the coding sequence ATGGCATTACTGATTAATGTGGTAGGGATAGGCTTAGATGGCGAAGCAGGGTTAACAGAAAAGGTACGAGGGATTATTGATCAAGCGACTGTTTTAGTGGGAAGTGAAAGGCAACTGAGTTATTTCTCTCAAACCTCAGCAAGGAAGATTCAGTTAGGAAACTTTCAGGAAACAATCGCGCAAATTAAAACTGATCTCAATTCTCAAGAAAAAATTGTTATTTTGACCAGTGGTGATCCGTTATTTTTTGGGTTAGGACGATTTTTATTAGAACATTTTTTTCCTCAGCAACTAGCATTTTATCCTCATTTATCTTCCCTACAACTTGCCTTTAATCGCATTAAAATTCCTTGGCAAGATGCAACCCTCATTAGCGCCCACGGCAGAAATACAGAAGCCTTAATTAAAGCGATTCAACGAGGAGATAAAAAGATTGGGATTCTCACTGATAGCCAAAATACTCCTAGCGCGATCGCGCAATTAATAACAGCTTTAGATTTAGCCTTTTCTTATCAGCTATGGGTTTGCGAAAATTTAGAAGGAACAGAAGAACAGTGTCAATGTTTTGACTTAGAAACGGTTAAAAGTTTAGACTTTTCTCCCCTGAATGTGGTAATTTTAATCCGTCAGCCTTCAGCAATTCCCAATCCTGAAACTTTACCAAAGCTAGGGTTAAGTGATGAGACATTTTTAAGTTTTCCTGATCGCCCTGGATTAATGACAAAACGGGAAATTAGACCCTTAATTTTAGCAGAATTAGCCCTAAAACCCAATCAAATTATCTGGGATATAGGCGCTGGAACCGGTTCTGTCGCCATAGAAATTGCTCGTTTATTCCCGACTTCTCAGGTTTATGCAATTGAAAAAACTGCCATGGGAGTGTCTTTAATTCAAGAAAATTGTCAGCGTCTTCAGGTTAATAACGTTAGCGCGATCGCGGGAAATGCTCCTACCATTTTACCTGATTCTCCCCCCCCGCAACGGATTTTTATTGGGGGAACAGGGGGCAACTTAACCGCAATTTTAGATCACTGTGAAACCAAATTAGCCTCCGATGGGATCATTGTTTTTGCTTTAGCTACTCTCGAACATTTAGAAGAAGCTAGAAACTGGTTAAAAAAACATGGGTGGCGCGATCGCGCTTTACAAATTCAAATCTCTCGCTCTCTTCCTATTGCTAATCTTACCCGTTTTTCTCCCTTAAACCCTGTCACTCTTCTCACTGGATGGCATTCTTAG